The Pseudoliparis swirei isolate HS2019 ecotype Mariana Trench chromosome 16, NWPU_hadal_v1, whole genome shotgun sequence genome includes a window with the following:
- the ube2wb gene encoding probable ubiquitin-conjugating enzyme E2 W-B isoform X2, whose translation MQNDPPPGMTLNEKSVQNTITHWIVDMEGASGTLYEGEKFQLLFKFSSRYPFDSPQVMFTGENIPVHPHVYSNGHICLSILTEDWSPALSVQSVCLSIISMLSSCKEKRRPPDNSFYVRTCNKNPKKTKWWYHALFCWICLFSPCCEETTIGMNMIV comes from the exons ATGCAAAATGATCCACCCCCTGGCATGACGCTCAATGAAAAAAGCGTACAGAACACCATTACGCA tTGGATTGTAGACATGGAGGGAGCATCTGGCACACTGTATGAAGGAGAgaaattccagctgcttttcaAATTTAGTAGTCGATATCCATTTGACTCACCTCAG GTTATGTTCACAGGAGAGAATATACCTGTCCACCCTCATGTGTATAGTAACGGTCACATCTGCCTCTCTATTCTCACGGAGGATTGGTCGCCAGCCCTGTCAGTGCAATCAGTTTGTCTTAGCATTATCAGCATGTTGTCCAGCTGCAAAGAAAAG AGACGACCGCCCGATAACTCCTTTTATGTCAGAACGTGTAACAAAAATCCAAAGAAGACTAAATGGTGGTATCATG ctttaTTCTGCTGGATTTGCCTGTTTTCACCATGCTGTGAGGAAACGACCATCGGCATGAACATGATTGTGTAA
- the LOC130206095 gene encoding elongin-C, with the protein MDGEERTYGGCEGPDAMYVKLISSDGHEFIVKREHALTSGTIKAMLSGPGQFAENETNEVNFREIPSHVLSKVCMYFTYKVRYTNSSTEIPEFPIAPEIALELLMAANFLDC; encoded by the exons ATGG ACGGTGAAGAAAGAACCTACGGTGGCTGTGAGGGGCCAGATGCCATGTATGTGAAACTGATCTCTTCAGATGGTCATGAATTTATTGTGAAAAGAGAACATGCTTTGACATCTGGGACTATCAAAGCCATGTTAAGCGGACCAG GACAGTTTGCTGAAAATGAAACCAACGAAGTGAACTTCAGGGAGATTCCCTCTCACGTTCTGTCCAAGGTCTGCATGTACTTCACCTACAAGGTCCGCTACACCAACAGCTCCACAGAAATACCTGAATTCCCCATCGCTCCGGAGATCGCCCTGGAACTGCTCATGGCTGCAAACTTTTTGGATTGTTAA
- the ube2wb gene encoding probable ubiquitin-conjugating enzyme E2 W-B isoform X3, with protein MASMQKRLQKELLAMQNDPPPGMTLNEKSVQNTITHWIVDMEGASGTLYEGEKFQLLFKFSSRYPFDSPQVMFTGENIPVHPHVYSNGHICLSILTEDWSPALSVQSVCLSIISMLSSCKEKRRPPDNSFYVRTCNKNPKKTKWWYHDDTC; from the exons ATGGCGTCGATGCAG AAGAGGCTTCAAAAGGAATTATTAGCCATGCAAAATGATCCACCCCCTGGCATGACGCTCAATGAAAAAAGCGTACAGAACACCATTACGCA tTGGATTGTAGACATGGAGGGAGCATCTGGCACACTGTATGAAGGAGAgaaattccagctgcttttcaAATTTAGTAGTCGATATCCATTTGACTCACCTCAG GTTATGTTCACAGGAGAGAATATACCTGTCCACCCTCATGTGTATAGTAACGGTCACATCTGCCTCTCTATTCTCACGGAGGATTGGTCGCCAGCCCTGTCAGTGCAATCAGTTTGTCTTAGCATTATCAGCATGTTGTCCAGCTGCAAAGAAAAG AGACGACCGCCCGATAACTCCTTTTATGTCAGAACGTGTAACAAAAATCCAAAGAAGACTAAATGGTGGTATCATG ATGATACATGCTAA
- the ube2wb gene encoding probable ubiquitin-conjugating enzyme E2 W-B isoform X1, with translation MASMQKRLQKELLAMQNDPPPGMTLNEKSVQNTITHWIVDMEGASGTLYEGEKFQLLFKFSSRYPFDSPQVMFTGENIPVHPHVYSNGHICLSILTEDWSPALSVQSVCLSIISMLSSCKEKRRPPDNSFYVRTCNKNPKKTKWWYHALFCWICLFSPCCEETTIGMNMIV, from the exons ATGGCGTCGATGCAG AAGAGGCTTCAAAAGGAATTATTAGCCATGCAAAATGATCCACCCCCTGGCATGACGCTCAATGAAAAAAGCGTACAGAACACCATTACGCA tTGGATTGTAGACATGGAGGGAGCATCTGGCACACTGTATGAAGGAGAgaaattccagctgcttttcaAATTTAGTAGTCGATATCCATTTGACTCACCTCAG GTTATGTTCACAGGAGAGAATATACCTGTCCACCCTCATGTGTATAGTAACGGTCACATCTGCCTCTCTATTCTCACGGAGGATTGGTCGCCAGCCCTGTCAGTGCAATCAGTTTGTCTTAGCATTATCAGCATGTTGTCCAGCTGCAAAGAAAAG AGACGACCGCCCGATAACTCCTTTTATGTCAGAACGTGTAACAAAAATCCAAAGAAGACTAAATGGTGGTATCATG ctttaTTCTGCTGGATTTGCCTGTTTTCACCATGCTGTGAGGAAACGACCATCGGCATGAACATGATTGTGTAA